From the genome of Eublepharis macularius isolate TG4126 chromosome 12, MPM_Emac_v1.0, whole genome shotgun sequence, one region includes:
- the MDP1 gene encoding magnesium-dependent phosphatase 1 produces MGERPSLVVFDLDYTLWPFWVDTHVDPPFQKSSDGSVRDRNGQSVKLYPEVPAVLERLHQEGIPIAAASRTSEVRGATQLLDLFGLTHFFRYTEIYPGSKVTHFQRLSQQSRIPLSQMLFFDDEARNIHDVSKLGVTCILVPNGTNLALLNHGLEAFARS; encoded by the exons ATGGGCGAGCGGCCGTCGCTGGTGGTCTTCGACCTGG ATTACACCCTCTGGCCTTTCTGGGTGGACACCCACGTGGACCCTCCCTTCCAGAAAAGCAG CGATGGCTCAGTACGGGACCGGAACGGGCAGTCTGTGAAGCTGTACCCCGAAGTCCCGGCTGTGCTGGAGCGGCTGCATCAGGAGGGGATCCCTATTGCTGCGGCCTCCCG GACAAGTGAAGTCCGAGGGGCCACTCAGCTCTTGGACCTCTTTGGCCTGACTCACTTCTTCCGCTACACAGAGATCTATCCAGGCAGCAAAGTCACCCACTTCCAGAG GTTATCCCAGCAGAGTCGGATTCCTCTTTCCCAGATGCTCTTCTTTGACGATGAGGCCAGGAATATCCACGATGTCAGCAAATTAG GAGTCACGTGTATTCTCGTCCCCAACGGCACGAACCTCGCTCTCCTCAACCATGGACTAGAAGCCTTTGCTCGTTCCTGA
- the NEDD8 gene encoding NEDD8 has protein sequence MLIKVKTLTGKEIEIDIEPTDKVERIKERVEEKEGIPPQQQRLIYSGKQMNDEKTAADYKIQGGSVLHLVLALRGGGLR, from the exons ATGCTGATCAAAGTGAAG ACACTAACTGGAAAAGAGATCGAGATTGACATAGAACCCACAGACAAG GTGGAAAGAATAAAGGAGCGGGTGGAAGAAAAAGAAGGCATCCCTCCCCAACAGCAGCGGCTGATCTACAGTGGCAAGCAGAT GAATGACGAGAAAACTGCCGCTGACTACAAGATCCAGGGTGGGTCTGTGCTTCATCTGGTCTTGGCGCTGCGAGGGGGAGGCCTGCGATGA
- the GMPR2 gene encoding GMP reductase 2, which produces MDTVGTFEMAKVLCKFCLFTAIHKHYSLEEWKEFAAQNPECLQNVAASSGTGPSDFELLEQILEAVPQVRYICLDVANGYSEHFVQFLRDVRKRFPDHTIMAGNVVTGEMVEELILSGADIIKVGIGPGSVCTTRKKTGVGYPQLSAVMECADAAHGLNGHIISDGGCSCPGDVAKAFGAGADFVMLGGMLAGHTESGGELIEKGGKKYKMFYGMSSEVSMKKYAGGVAEYRASEGKVVEVPFKGDVEHTLRDILGGIRSTCTYVGAAKLKELSRRTTFIRVTQQANPIFDQVDQP; this is translated from the exons ATGGATACCGTGGGCACCTTTGAGATGGCCAAGGTGCTTTGCAAG tTCTGTCTCTTCACAGCTATCCATAAACACTACAGCCTGGAAGAGTGGAAGGAGTTTGCAGCCCAGAATCCAGAGTGCCTCCAG AACGTGGCGGCCAGTTCAGGCACCGGGCCCTCTGACTTCGAGCTGCTGGAGCAGATCCTAGAGGCAGTGCCCCAGGTTCGCTACATCTGCCTGGACGTGGCCAATGGCTACTCGGAACACTTTGTCCAGTTCCTGAGGGATGTGCGGAAACGCTTTCCTGACCACACCATCATG GCTGGGAACGTGGTGACAGGGGAGATGGTGGAAGAGCTTATCTTGTCAGGAGCCGACATCATCAAAGTTGGCATTGGACCAG GCTCGGTTTGTACCACTCGGAAGAAGACGGGCGTGGGTTACCCCCAGCTCAGTGCTGTCATGGAATGTGCCGATGCAGCCCACGGTCTCAACGGGCACATTATCTCG GATGGAGGCTGCAGCTGTCCGGGGGACGTGGCAAAGGCTTTTG GCGCCGGTGCAGACTTCGTCATGCTGGGGGGCATGCTGGCCGGGCACACCGAATCGGGGGGGGAGCTGATCGAGAAGGGGGGCAAGAAATACAAGATGTTCTACGGCATGAGCTCGGAGGTGTCGATGAAGAAGTATGCCGGGGGTGTTGCTGAATACAG GGCCTCTGAGGGGAAGGTGGTCGAGGTGCCGTTCAAGGGGGACGTGGAGCACACCTTGCGGGACATCCTGGGGGGCATCCGCTCCACGTGCACCTATGTGGGGGCTGCCAAGCTGAAGGAGCTGAGCCGCAGGACCACCTTCATccgggtcacccagcaagccaaCCCCATCTTTGATCAGGTGGACCAGCCCTGA
- the TINF2 gene encoding TERF1-interacting nuclear factor 2 isoform X2, with protein sequence MAAEVAGEEEVALDPSTALRLVAAAAWHTVREHWIQDFSRVLALLEAVEDAAPDLVHYRHLAKLRLGLQAEVIMNMLKEEETDGKIYSAIDAFFPEHEPAPHPKATAHDLKLVQVAQKNFRDLVLGLLSDQRQRETYVQKHLENDYGKTFQTVVEELFYDYLWQLESTLPKPRFQQLLKAAYIQDPRQSSPDPSILSRYLTDMGYQTADSPAHLSSPSRSRPLLPSEDDQQQAETSESGKQQPNPPRGRRKRSCQPCTQEQNSPGYHPSLQLPSNQEAGEPDDIVQDSSGEGENSLFQKGEYQCTHHDTLIPTFHDHLVDTRSQCDD encoded by the exons ATGGCTGCTGAGGTGGCGGGCGAGGAGGAGGTGGCCCTTGACCCCAGCACGGCTTTGCggctggtggctgctgctgcatggcACACAGTCCGGGAGCACTGGATCCAGGACTTCTCCCGTGTGCTGGCGCTGCTGGAGGCTGTGGAGGATGCGGCCCCTGACTTGGTCCACTACCGGCACCTGGCCAAGTTGCGCTTGGGCCTCCAGGCCGAG GTGATAATGAACATGCTGAAGGAGGAAGAGACCGATGGCAAAATCTACAGTGCTATTGATGCGTTCTTTCCAGAGCACGAGCCTGCACCCCACCCCAAAGCT ACTGCTCACGATTTGAAACTGGTGCAGGTGGCCCAGAAGAATTTCCGAGATCTGGTGTTGGGGTTACTGAGCGACCAAAGGCAGCGGGAGACGTATGTGCAG AAGCATCTGGAAAATGATTACGGGAAAACCTTCCAAACTGTAGTGGAAGAACTCTTCTATGATTACCTGTGGCAGCTGGAGAGTACCCTGCCCAAGCCCCGCTTTCAGCAG TTGCTGAAAGCTGCTTACATCCAGGATCCCAGGCAGTCTTCTCCAGATCCCAGCATCCTATCCAGATATCTCACGGACATGGGGTACCAGACCGCAG ATTCCCCTGCACATCTGAGCTCTCCCAGCCGGTCCAGGCCCTTGCTCCCAAGTGAGGATGATCaacagcaggcagagacatccGAGTCTGGCAAGCAGCAGCCAAACCCACCCAGGGGCAGAAGAAAGAGGAGCTGCCAGCCCTGTACTCAGGAACA GAATTCCCCCGGGTACCACCcaagcctccagttgccaagcaaCCAGGAAGCAG GCGAACCTGACGACATTGTGCAGGATTCAAGTGGCGAGGGGGAGAACTCTCTTTTCCAGAAG GGCGAGTACCAGTGCACCCACCACGACACCCTTATCCCTACCTTCCACGATCACCTGGTGGATACCAGGAGCCA GTGTGATGATTGA
- the TINF2 gene encoding TERF1-interacting nuclear factor 2 isoform X1 — protein MAAEVAGEEEVALDPSTALRLVAAAAWHTVREHWIQDFSRVLALLEAVEDAAPDLVHYRHLAKLRLGLQAEVIMNMLKEEETDGKIYSAIDAFFPEHEPAPHPKATAHDLKLVQVAQKNFRDLVLGLLSDQRQRETYVQKHLENDYGKTFQTVVEELFYDYLWQLESTLPKPRFQQLLKAAYIQDPRQSSPDPSILSRYLTDMGYQTADSPAHLSSPSRSRPLLPSEDDQQQAETSESGKQQPNPPRGRRKRSCQPCTQEQNSPGYHPSLQLPSNQEAGEPDDIVQDSSGEGENSLFQKQGEYQCTHHDTLIPTFHDHLVDTRSQCDD, from the exons ATGGCTGCTGAGGTGGCGGGCGAGGAGGAGGTGGCCCTTGACCCCAGCACGGCTTTGCggctggtggctgctgctgcatggcACACAGTCCGGGAGCACTGGATCCAGGACTTCTCCCGTGTGCTGGCGCTGCTGGAGGCTGTGGAGGATGCGGCCCCTGACTTGGTCCACTACCGGCACCTGGCCAAGTTGCGCTTGGGCCTCCAGGCCGAG GTGATAATGAACATGCTGAAGGAGGAAGAGACCGATGGCAAAATCTACAGTGCTATTGATGCGTTCTTTCCAGAGCACGAGCCTGCACCCCACCCCAAAGCT ACTGCTCACGATTTGAAACTGGTGCAGGTGGCCCAGAAGAATTTCCGAGATCTGGTGTTGGGGTTACTGAGCGACCAAAGGCAGCGGGAGACGTATGTGCAG AAGCATCTGGAAAATGATTACGGGAAAACCTTCCAAACTGTAGTGGAAGAACTCTTCTATGATTACCTGTGGCAGCTGGAGAGTACCCTGCCCAAGCCCCGCTTTCAGCAG TTGCTGAAAGCTGCTTACATCCAGGATCCCAGGCAGTCTTCTCCAGATCCCAGCATCCTATCCAGATATCTCACGGACATGGGGTACCAGACCGCAG ATTCCCCTGCACATCTGAGCTCTCCCAGCCGGTCCAGGCCCTTGCTCCCAAGTGAGGATGATCaacagcaggcagagacatccGAGTCTGGCAAGCAGCAGCCAAACCCACCCAGGGGCAGAAGAAAGAGGAGCTGCCAGCCCTGTACTCAGGAACA GAATTCCCCCGGGTACCACCcaagcctccagttgccaagcaaCCAGGAAGCAG GCGAACCTGACGACATTGTGCAGGATTCAAGTGGCGAGGGGGAGAACTCTCTTTTCCAGAAG CAGGGCGAGTACCAGTGCACCCACCACGACACCCTTATCCCTACCTTCCACGATCACCTGGTGGATACCAGGAGCCA GTGTGATGATTGA